GGAGGATTAATGAACATGCAATATAAGGTAATAAGGTGCCTTGTTTCATTATTACCGAAGGAAGATATGTCAGAGTAATATTTTAATGGGTATTCCTGTCCATAACACACCCTTTCTGTTATACCTTCAAGAATAATTCAAGGGGATGCAGGAGGTCAAATATTGAATGATTAAACTGGTCTCGGTTGGAACATCCATACCAAGCAATTGAATGCTAGTATCTCCTTTCCTGTTTGCTTTCCGTTTTACTTCAATTTACTTAATTACTATGTGCATCAACGGATATATGATGAGTAACTGAATTCTGATATCTTCATTCCTGTTTGCTTTCCTTTTTacttcaatttattttcataactATTTGCGTCAACAGATACATGATTCTCCGCTGGTAACAGTACTTACTGCGTCGGTCTTCTCCCTTCTTTCCTTAAATGCCATGTAATGGAATAGAGTGTGGTGAAAAATCTATTTGTTTATCTTGTTAGTACATAGTGCAATCACGTGGAGAGGAAGAGGTGAAGTGTTCTAGTAGTAGTTAATACAGTGTTTTGGGCGAAATCTGGTGTTTTACTGCTCTATTTTGCATTGCTTTTTATGTAATTGGTAACCTTTTTTGACTGTTGTGCGACAATTTTTTTAGTAGTTCTTACTACATGAATTTCTGTGATGCTGTGGCCAAATAGGTTGATTCCAAATAAACCATGTGATTATTTAACAAATTACCAATGTTTCAATAACTGAAAGGAACTCTACCGAAAAGTTCTGTATGTGTTTAGTAATATTTATGCCGTCTTATTTTCTGGTACAAAATTATTCAGGGGTGATTTTGACTTGTCTAATTTTGAGGATGGAGTTATATCATCTGCTTTCATGGTGGGACTCCTTGTTGCATCTCCCATATTTGCATCTTCAGCCAAGAGGtaataaatcatcttttttttttcctccacAAAGTGATTGGCCAATCTATCCGTATGCATCTCATGTCAAATTGGTGTTTCCTCTCTGCTATCGTTATCCTGTAGTACGGTCAAGCTGATACATTCTCTATGTGGGTTCTGTTAAATATTAGTCTCCAGTTTCATGATTTCCCTCTGTACTACAATTTTTTGTGCGCAAAAATTAGATGGGAAAAAGGAGCTGAACTCTTAGAAAATATCTGAAACATCCTACTTGAAGGTTcgaagcttttttttttttgaaattaatttacaGTCTTGTTCCATGTGAACTTTGCAGCTTCAATCCCTTTAGGCTTATTGGAGTTGGTTTGGCAGTATGGACCTTTGCTGTTGCTCTTTGTGGTATTGCACATAATTTTTGGACTATTGCCATTGCTCGCATGTAAGCAAAGCTTGTCTGAATCATACCGAAGTTTTATGTGCTATTTATTTCCTTGTTTATATcattatgatttttttcttttatgtgtGTGTTTTCTATAGGCTAGTGGGTGTTGGCGAGGCTTCTTTTATAAGTCTCGCAGCTCCATTCATTGATGACAATGCTCCAGTCGCTCGGGTTTGTTGTCCATCTTTAATTATAGTCTCACAAGATATCTATAAGATTCTCACGTGTTTTGCATATGGCACTCTTTCAAACCATGTCCTTGTTAGATTTATGTCGAATCATACCGAATATAGAACTATACCGAATTCATTCTAGGTAACTAATTGACTGATTCACTTATTGAAGTGTTAAGAAGCACATTGGCTTGACAAGAATACTGCAAGTGTCAGTGTTACTGTGTTTTTGGGCTTGTGAAAAAGACTAAGGGTAATAAATGTGTCTTCTATTCATGAGAGTAATCTCTTCAGAATGCCCTTGATTATGTCAATCTTGATTTTTGTTAAATTCTAAATTTGTCCTTATAAACTCTTAAGAAAATCAGGTCTTAAAACAACAGCATACTTCTCCTTCTATGTTGCAGCCTAATCTCCTTACTAGGTCCTATGTATCCTTGTGACAGAGAACAATATGGCTGGGAGCATTTTACATGTGTATACCAACTGGTATCGCGGTTGGATATGTTTATGGTGGATTGGTATGTTCAACTGCctggcaaaatattttattcatatttttcgCAAATTATGATCTCTTCCCAGATCAAGTGTTTACCCACACAAACTCCATCTTAGTGTTTTTCTTTTCCATGGATTCTTTCTCAAatgtaaagaaatttttttacgCTCAGTATAGAACCCATTAATTTTTGtctttgcttttttttttggttattgcTTGTAGATTGGTCAATTTAGCTGGCGGTGGGCATTCTGGGTGGAGGCTATTTTGATGCTCCCATTTGTCATTTTAGGCTTTTTATTAAAGCCTTTACATCTGAAAGGTAAATATCGGGCTATTGCTTAATTTTTTGGTCCCATTTTTTTACTCACCATTTTCTAAGACATTTCTATAGGTTTTTCTCCTGCTGAATCTAAAAATGCATTGAGATCTGTAGAAGATAGCTCTGAAGATCAAGGTATtggatttaatattttatgaatacTTGCAGAATAGAGCACCACATCCTTAAGATTTAGGTGATAACTTTTTCTGGATAAATTTTATTGATGCATTAGTACCGAATGATTAGTTGATTTCGGAAACTGTCAAATAAGTGTTTAAGTAAACTTGTGATGTTATATTAGTGAGTGGACTTTAGTAAAATCTCTCATAAACCTTTCTTGATCTACAAATTGGCTTCTCCTTTTAGTTCGGGTATTGTTTGAGTTTCTCTTGTTTCTTAGTTTTGTAGTTTCTGGTTGCTTCATTTTTCTAGGTCTATAATTTGCTGAATGTGGTCAAATTATTATGAATGCGTTTTTGGTTAAAAAGGTGGTGAACTTTCAAGAAGAGAAGACGTTGCGGACAAAAGTTCAAAACCTTCTAGGTAAGGAGTTAGTTTCAAGAATTAATTTTGATTTCTCCAAGGGAAATGCTTTATTCAAGAATATGTTTTTCCTGATCAGGTTTACGTCCGAAAGGGTCAGAAGTAAATTTCATACATGAATGAATCCCTTCTCACTGAGTTTTCTGTAATTTTAGGTTGGCAGGTGTGAGAGTATTTGGGGAAGATATGAAAGCTCTTTGTCTTGAGAAGGTTTACGTGGTGAATGTTTTGGGTAAATCTTCTTTCTGTGGATTTTACTTGTGGAAAAGGACACATAATAGTTACCAACCAACACATTAGCTGATTAACTACAAACTGAGAGTGCCACCTCGtatttgtaattttcttttgaaTGGCTATTGCAGGTTACATTGCCTATAATTTTGTCATTGGTGCCTATTCCTATTGGGGACCTAAGGCAGGCTATAATATATATCACATGGTAACATCTTCATGGCCTGTATAATGTGTTGTCATATTAGCCATTTAGTGTTTTTCTGTCACTTTGAGGGGTCTCTTCATTTCACTCAATTTGACTTTACATATTTTACAAcacttgatatattttttatttgtatccAGAGCAATGCAGATTATATGTTTGGAGGTGTTACAGCTGTGTGCGGAATTCTGGGATCTTTAGCTGGTGGGTTTGTTCTTGATCTTATGACTTCCACTTTACCAAATGCTTTTAAGGTTGGCCTTTTCGTTGTTACTTTCACATATTGATTTAGCATCTAAATCCAATCACTTATTACTGTCTCATCAGTTTGAAATTTGTATGGAACAATTGTATGATTTAATCAAACTTGATTTACTGCACTACGTTGTATGCATCCCAAGCCTCTTGGGAGCAATCTctgtttaaaatctttttttttcctagCTAAATAATTACCAAAAGTGGGtttgttatatttataattCCATACATATATGTTTGTGTTTAATCAACAAAGTGTTCACACTTCAAATTTTGAATCAGCTTCTATCAGTGGCCACATTTTTAGGAGCAGCATTTTGCTTTGCAGCTTTTTGCTTCAAGAGCCTTTATGCATTTTTGGCTATGTTTGCTATAGGAGAGCTACTGGTGTTTGCTACACAGGTATTATGTTTCCTGTTTATCTTCTTGATTTCAACTGTTCTTGGATCACCtattcggtatttgattagtaTTTCGATCCTATGTTGTGGAATTGAAAAGGGTGCTAATTAGTAAAGGGTGCCGAACATGATCGTCTCTATCATTTCTTCTATTTCCTAAAATTAACATGTTGAATTTTTTAAGTGAATGTTAATTGTTACCAGACTTATCTAGATTTTTCTTTTGCCTACAGGCCCCAGTAAATTTTGTTTGTCTGCATTGTGTTAAGCCTAGCCTGCGGCCATTATCCATGGCCATATCTACAGTATCCATTCACATATTCGGTGATGTGCCATCTTCTCCCCTTGTCGGGCTTCTCCAGGTTTGCTTCGTTGTTTCTTTAATTGATTATAATCAGCAGTCAGCACCCATTGTCGGTCTTCAGATTTTGATTTCAGTCAAGCCAGATAAAGGCAATATATCATGAGAATTGGATATGGCAATTTATCTTAACATGGTTACTGTACCGACTATGAACTTTGAGAATAAGACCATGGTAGGGAGCAATAATTCCAGTTACTAGAAGGTGGTATGCAGAGAGATGCGTATCTTGAAAGATTCGAGTTGTATAGTTATCATTGactataatttttagtaaaataacaTACGGTTGTTTCAATAATTGGTATCTGAGCCTAGCTTATACGTTTGATTTCCATTAGTTGTAATTGCCTAATTGTGGTGCATTTTTAGTAAATAATAAACTCTTGTTCCTATGATTGGTAACCAAGCCTAGCTCATGCATTAAATTTTCATGAGTTTTCATTGCCTAATTGGTGCATTTATTGggaataaaattcttttcaaTCTCCTTTCACAATGACTGAAATATGGTGTTTGAATTtcaatgaaaattttgagttaCACAGATATCATCAGCTCTAACTTTTGATAGAGCAGCAAAGACGCCTTATCTTAAAGATAGGAAACATTGTCAATTTCTGGTGATTCAATTCTAATAAATGATTAACTCCGCaggataaaattaataattggaGGTCGACTGCTCTTATTTTAACTTCTATTCTGTTCCTGGCAGCTGGAATATGGTTCATAGGTAATGATTTTCATCAAAACTCATTTTTGTTTTATATCATGTTGGAGCCAGCATTTATTTTTCACGGGTTTATCGATATCGAATAAATACTTTGATATATTCTGGGGACCTTGTCAAGCCAATGACACGAGGGACGATTAGGAATTAAAACGGAGTAAGAACGCGTTGTGATCATGCTAGATATGAACCAAATGTGATGTTTTCGGGatgtttcttaatttttcaGGGGTTTTCCTTCATAGCGTGGATCGTTACAACGAAGATAACGAGGATCCAGTTGCTGTTGTTAACAAGGCAAATTCAACACCATTGCTTGATCAGAGGACAGCTGAAACAgcataattttcttgaattttgctGGCTTTTATTTTACACTTGTGTTggccatgattttttttttttttaaaaaaaattctgttTGGTTAATAGCTAtcgcttcttcttcttttttttttggttggttTCCCTTAACCTTCATTGTGAATACATAAATTCCTCTTTGCAAATGAATAAACTTCTTGGCTGTCATGGTATCTAAGAAATTTATATAAAGCAtgcaatttaaattttttaatttattttatttttttataggtataaaaataaatagtttAAAGGTTTCTTTCATAGATTAAACAATTAATCAAATTCATACATCACGACAAATAAAATgattatatgtaaaaaaaaataataataataattaattaatatacataaataaacaagtattttgtgagacacgATTGAATCTTAAGAATGTCAAACTTGCATGCATAAATAAAAACCCACGTCTAACTTATCAATTGAATTTCCAACTACGTGTATCATCTCATTAatgaaaatttacaaaataattactcactaaaataatacaattaaaaaaaattcaaattaattatatataattttatataaaacatTGGTAAATTAAACAGTTTAACTcccaaaattaatataataaattattctaacaaataataataataactatacaAACACACAACATATACACGACTGATACTTATTATATACATAAAATGTTATACATCTTCTAtacaataaattatttgatCCGTATAACTATCGTCGATGTTCAACTAGAtagattatttaataaaatttttaataaaaatataattcaaaaaataataaatatgaaaaaacttATGTTATAGAGTCTCACGAGTCTATTTTGTGTGACAAATCTTTTATTTGaatcactcatgaaaaaatattatttttaatgtaaaaaaaatacttattattgtaaatatgagtaaaGTTAACCCGTCTCACGCTGTATTATCGTCTCAAAAAAgacattaaataatataattctaccttaaaatatatgttttgatataattttaaaaattggccACGATTTATTGTTTAACTTAAACTCTTTAATGCTCTTTTTTTTCCCGGGGGCTTGCTTTGACAGATTTCCCACTGAAATCCAACCTGCAGTTTTGAAAAATAAAGCAGCGCCCACAGGTTGTTCTTCCCCTACTCATGCACAGATTTTATAAAGCAGCGCCCACAGGTTGTTCTTCCCCTACTCAAGCACAGATAAGTAAAGCCTCCCACCACCTTAGGAaccattttcttgaatatcagATAAGAGATGGCCCCAACTGCAGCTATGCTCACACTAGGCCGACACACCAGGCCGATGTCTCGGTCATCATCGGCTTCTCAGGCATCAACATCTGAGCCAACTTTCTTGGTAAAACTTTCCTTAGCGAAATGGGTTTCATATTGCAGTTCCATTTCCGAAACAAGATCAAAAGAAAAGGAGTCCATTGTTGATCTTTACCCCTCGACATCTGAACCAGGGAAAAGGGATCGAGAAAAGTTGCCAAAGTCTGCTGCGGTTGATGATCAAACTGtggaataattaaaaaaataggcaAAAAGTGGTACTCACAAGTCAAGCTGGCCTGAGATCTGTATATTATGTATTATCTAGCGGTGAAATTTTTCTTCTCCCGTGCTTTTTATATTGATGTACAGAACCAATTTCAAATCTTCTGCCAGTTCCATTTCATTATTAATTAACTCACTGATATTATATTTGCTGCCTCTCACACGAGACATAACAAAATTCAATCCAAAAATCTTGCATTTCCTGCTCAGTTACAGTGTCAAAAGTTCTCTGGCAATATCACTTCAAGGCTCAACCATTGACTTCACATAGGCTGAATGCGCAAGTTATTAATGAGAATGGGAAATCACTTGGTTTAGAGGcacataaaataataactaCTTGCATGATTTCTTAAAGCAAAATCCCTTCACTAACGAAGCCTTTTTGTAGGCCAGCACATTTGAAGAAGTGCGAAACAGTTGTATTTCCAAAAACAACAAACCTCAATCacccaataataataatacacaaAATTCGTTTGATCTCTGCAGATAAATAAGAGGATGATAACAAGAGGCTTTTTGGTGTCTATAGAAAATCAAGAGCGCAAGCTCTATATTTACCTCAAGCAAGTGAAAGTTCACCAGCTGGGATTGATCTTTTCACAAGTTTAGCCCAAGACTCGTTAGTTTCGGTGATAACTTTAAGAGCATAATCCTGTATCATTGACAAACCGAGATTCATAAAAGAcctgaacaaaaaaaaagaatccGACAGGAAACGAAATATTTCTGATCAGTGTTCGACATAATACCTTGTTTGCGGGCTTGTTGCCAAGACCGAACCTATTGGCAGGTTTTCCATCAGGAATCTTGTAGTCTCTGAACCAATCCCTAATTGCAGTGAGAGTTCCCTATGAAATTTTTTGCAATGAGTTCATGTGAACTGGTGAAAAACAGACAACTAAAGTATTTAAATACGTTATAATCTCTCATGATATAGAGAATGCGAAAGTTCATGATAAAGCCAATGATATAAGCATATGATAGTTCGGACTGAATTTGTAGGAGTATCATGTAGTCTTGCACCAAAAAGTGTTCATTTTGCATACCGGAAAATGCTTTTCAACATCATCAACATCATTCACAAGTGAAGCTCTAGGATCATCCAATGAAATTGCAACAATTTTCCAGTCAAGTTCCCCTTCATCAATCATAGCCAAAGCGGCCAGGGGCTTCACTTTCAACACTTGCCCGATTTTCGCCTGGCTTTGTCCTATCTCAACAACATCAACTACAAGAAAATTGCCAATGATTATTTTAGCTAGCTAGCTTGCTTGCTTTATTTCTGAGTTTCCATCTGCTTGGGACATATTAAAATAGGTTTAATTGAAGAAGGATAGCTATGAAGTTGAAAAGGATGATATGATACCAGGATCATTGTCTCCAAATGCCCCCTCAACGTCAAGATTTGCAAATGCAGGATCTTCCCATGTTTGTGGAAGCAATCCATAGTTCCAATTAATATTGTATCTGCAAAAAAGCAAGAGGGGTGGCTCAAGAGGCTAAATgacatatataaacattaaagCACAATGCAGATATCATGCTTGTATCTCCTTGCTCTCTTTTCACCATTTTCTTCTGCAATACTGCTTAATAATGTGTATTACATTTAAAGGAAAAGATGAATCAGAAAACTATATTTTGCTTCACGttcaatgaaataaattaaaagctCGAGTTCCAAGTAAAGAGAGCCCTTTCATTCCTTTGACGGAGCAATAGATAAAATACATTAAGGAAAGGCACATGATGATACAAAGCGCAAAAAGTATTGAGGAAACTCTTACGGGTAATATCGAAGTTTCCCCTTCTTAGTATCTTGCTTAATAGGAGTAAACACCTCATCAGTAGCAATCTCCATCTTTGCGCTTGATTCTTTTGGAATCTCAACAATGAAATTAAACACGCCATCACCCAACTGTAGTGGTATATCATGCCAAGGGGAAATCTACATGCCAAATGAAAAAAATGGTATCCATCAGCTTAATAACAGTAATCCACATCTTCGCAAGAATTTTATGCTTAAATCTAAAATTGCTGGTACCGCAAATAGAGAAAAGAAACACAGGCACACATTTTTCTACAATTTACTTCCATTACTGATTTGATCTAGGTGTTTATCATAGGAAATTTTTTCTCAACGTGTAAGGATTTACAAAAATTTGCAAAAATATTACTATTCGATGGTAATTTTGTCCCCTTTTTGGCTAACTGATGTAACATGAAGAGGAGGacttttaagaaaataatatatgttctgttaaaaaaaaaaaagtaagctttaaattcaaaatataccaTCTTCCCAACAGTCTCAAATTTCACAAATCCAAGCTCCAACAGAACATAGATTAGTCAATTAAAACCCACTAAGAATCCATCCTTCCAATCAAAACAATCGAACACAGCAAAAGCATCCAATAACCAATTAATCATcctaaaatcaagaaaatcacACTGCAACAAATTCCCACGTTTTTTTTATACCTTTTTCCCAGAATTGTCGACGAAGAAAACACGGTAGTCAAGGGTCTCTGGCTGGCCCTCTTCCTTAGTCTGAAACTGCGGATTAAAAATTGCATTGCAAGTAAATAATCTCCTCTTCAGCGTTGGCAATCTGTTGTTGCTAAAGCCAAGTCTTAGGCTTTGAGGGTTTCCTTTCAGAGGTACTCTGGACAAAAGAGAGGCATTTAGAGCACCGCTTGCTGACGCAATAATTCTCGCGGCCGCCATTTTTTGCCTGCTGAGAGAGCTTTTTTGTAGTGTTCTACAATGTGAACCACACAAGACTTTAAATTGTGACGGCTGAGAGAGCTAggattattaaaatttttcctttttgtattttatatttatattctttttgtggttttttgtttattatttttattaccaAGTGAAGCATAATTTTGTtaaccttcttttgtttttcatatTAATAAATAAGGGCCAATAATatcttattaaaataattaattagttattaaattttgtgataggtatcttgtgagacggtctcacgaatatttatccgtgagacgagtcaatcctaccgatattcacaataaaatgtaatactcttagcataaaaagtaatactttttcatggatgacccaaataagagatttgtctcacaaaatacgaccggtgagaccgtttcacataagtttttgcctaaatgTCGCCAGAtttgtatataatataaaacatcttataaaaaattaattaaaatttttatttttatttttagttttagttttgaaaaaaaaactcgaGCGTCGAAAATTATAGTTGCACACACTTAAAAGCAATTGCTCATGTCTTTTAAACTTTTTATTACCTCAAAGGACATAAATACTCTCAAATCCTTAAATATACTATTTATTATTGGGTTTTTACTTGttcaatgatttaaaatatgttttcaaattttattattttaaaattttaaaaataggaaAACACCACAATTTGAAATAGTGAATTATACTATTTACTATCTAAACATGCCTCGTGTTATAGAATAACCAAAATGAgtctattttataataataattatctttACAGTACAAAGACGAAATAAATTGCGGAAACATTTACAACTGAAATACAATAAAGATAACAGAACTGAAACGAGTGCTCGAACTAGAGATTGATCTTCATCACCAGCCACAAAAACATATTTTGATCGTCCCTATCTAACTAattttcattcttatctgaaGAGAGAAGAGGGAATACTTGGAGAAACACTCAACAATTAGGGGTCGACTCCTACttgtacacacacacacatatacaaaTGTAAATTTCAAAAGTCGTATGTCGCTGTAGCGTGTTgcaataaaagaaaaaacatagTGTGGCTAGATTTTGAGACATAGCTTAGAACATGTCGTAAAACAGAACATAATCACCATATAACATTGAAATTGTGtcttattatttatgatttactgatcagtccaCTATATGTTACTCATCTAAGGGTTGAAGCCATATAACGCTTATAGTCTCACTGTGTATAGACtgtatcatataatatcatataatgtTTCGGAATTCCTTTCCTATTTTAAACTCGTTTCACAACATtgcttaaaattcaaaaattgaaataacTTAACGAGACGAAATGTAACGAAATtctcaaatattaaataaagcATAGCATGTTCGATCTTTTTAAAAAGCatatataatcttttaaaatgAAAACCCCACTTACTGAAATCTTGCTCAAAAAAATGTGAAGAAACTACTTGTTGCTCGAAAATGGCTCAAACAAGGTGTCTAGATGCTACTCGACTTTGCTCAAACTTTTtggatattattattctcataATCCACCCTTTCCTTGCTCGAAATTCTAATATCTTCTGTTGGACAATTAAAGTTTTGGTGATTTACGAAATAATCTAAGGTTGACCGAACTAAAGCTAACTagctatttaaaataaaaaaaaaaaaccttagcTGAAATGAATTCTCGAAGAAAACTGATCTCTCGGAACAGTTGATCTCGGATAAATTAGTAAGATATTTCAAACCTCACTAAATGCATAACAGTCACATTCTGAGTGattcagtattattttttaaaatgtcagAGTTACATTCTTCAGTCAGGCTGATTAAATCAAAACAATATTATCTGTACATAACAACTTTTGGAACCGTTAAGCTTGCACAAACAGATTATGATCATTTTTACTAAAAGTGAACATAATCTTGTTAATTGACCAAATGGTGAAATCATGATCAAGTAAGAGTTGTGATAAAATGTTATATTAGGCTCGTGGTGCTTGCTTTAAACATACAAAGTTTTGTTCAATTTAAAAACATGAGTAGGTAAAATATGATTGACAAAACCTCGAGGCTGTTAAACATATAGTTCTTCTTGCAGTAGTTCATTCAGGAATTCACTCTCGAATTCTATCCGAAAAAACAccttgaaatttttataaacatgaTATGCAAGGAAAATTCTAATTCCCCAAATCTAGCTACTGGAGCAAAGGTTTCATCAAAATATAtgtctttttcttttctaaaaCTTTGTGAAACTAATAAGGCTTTATTTCTAATTACAattcttttttcatttattttattcctTTAAACCAATCGAGTTCCTATAATTGATTGATGATTAGGCCTAGTTACTAAACACCATGTCTTATTTCTTTCAAATTGATTAAGTTCATCCCACATGGATTCTATCCAACTACTATCCGTAAGTGTTTCATCAATTTTCTTAGGTTCTATTTGTGAAATGAGTGCAACATACAaacattcatttatcatttgttGTCTAGATCTAAGGGACGCAAAGGTGCTATCAATCACCAACAAAGGTGGATGAATTTTGCAACATCTGTAGCATCGTTCTGCGATAGGATTGCTATCAGTGTTGTGAAAATTTTCAGTAAAGGGCTCATCTTCAAAGATATCATCGGTTGGTTAACTTCAGTTGGGTTTAGATCAGCTTTGTTATCAACAAATTCTTCTTGATCTTCAGTAATCTGCTTGGCTAACTGGTTTGGAATTTCCAGCTCTTGAGATAGATGAATCCTCTTGTTCATATTTACTTAATCTTCGCTATTTATTTCCAAATAAATCTTCTGTAATCTACTTGGCTAATCTTGATTAGACCTGTTAACAGTTGAGCTTGATCAGTCGTGTACTTTAAGCATCTA
This genomic interval from Primulina huaijiensis isolate GDHJ02 chromosome 14, ASM1229523v2, whole genome shotgun sequence contains the following:
- the LOC140957255 gene encoding probable sphingolipid transporter spinster homolog 2 isoform X1, whose amino-acid sequence is MGEKEKSEDPNESPSPETNPSTRPKHPSPVVPAETEKEAGNNMARANTSSSVNPSWFTPKRLLVIFCLINLINYVDRGAIASNGVNGSRKTCSESGSCSGGSGIQGDFDLSNFEDGVISSAFMVGLLVASPIFASSAKSFNPFRLIGVGLAVWTFAVALCGIAHNFWTIAIARMLVGVGEASFISLAAPFIDDNAPVARRTIWLGAFYMCIPTGIAVGYVYGGLIGQFSWRWAFWVEAILMLPFVILGFLLKPLHLKGFSPAESKNALRSVEDSSEDQGGELSRREDVADKSSKPSRLAGVRVFGEDMKALCLEKVYVVNVLGYIAYNFVIGAYSYWGPKAGYNIYHMSNADYMFGGVTAVCGILGSLAGGFVLDLMTSTLPNAFKLLSVATFLGAAFCFAAFCFKSLYAFLAMFAIGELLVFATQAPVNFVCLHCVKPSLRPLSMAISTVSIHIFGDVPSSPLVGLLQDKINNWRSTALILTSILFLAAGIWFIGVFLHSVDRYNEDNEDPVAVVNKANSTPLLDQRTAETA
- the LOC140957255 gene encoding probable sphingolipid transporter spinster homolog 2 isoform X2, whose protein sequence is MVGLLVASPIFASSAKSFNPFRLIGVGLAVWTFAVALCGIAHNFWTIAIARMLVGVGEASFISLAAPFIDDNAPVARRTIWLGAFYMCIPTGIAVGYVYGGLIGQFSWRWAFWVEAILMLPFVILGFLLKPLHLKGFSPAESKNALRSVEDSSEDQGGELSRREDVADKSSKPSRLAGVRVFGEDMKALCLEKVYVVNVLGYIAYNFVIGAYSYWGPKAGYNIYHMSNADYMFGGVTAVCGILGSLAGGFVLDLMTSTLPNAFKLLSVATFLGAAFCFAAFCFKSLYAFLAMFAIGELLVFATQAPVNFVCLHCVKPSLRPLSMAISTVSIHIFGDVPSSPLVGLLQDKINNWRSTALILTSILFLAAGIWFIGVFLHSVDRYNEDNEDPVAVVNKANSTPLLDQRTAETA
- the LOC140957813 gene encoding soluble inorganic pyrophosphatase 6, chloroplastic, producing the protein MAAARIIASASGALNASLLSRVPLKGNPQSLRLGFSNNRLPTLKRRLFTCNAIFNPQFQTKEEGQPETLDYRVFFVDNSGKKISPWHDIPLQLGDGVFNFIVEIPKESSAKMEIATDEVFTPIKQDTKKGKLRYYPYNINWNYGLLPQTWEDPAFANLDVEGAFGDNDPVDVVEIGQSQAKIGQVLKVKPLAALAMIDEGELDWKIVAISLDDPRASLVNDVDDVEKHFPGTLTAIRDWFRDYKIPDGKPANRFGLGNKPANKDYALKVITETNESWAKLVKRSIPAGELSLA